Proteins from a single region of Streptomyces sp. HUAS 15-9:
- a CDS encoding SigE family RNA polymerase sigma factor, which produces MGDRKKARDEEFQSFVVGRWLRLMRTAFLLTGEQHAAEDLVQSTLEQVYVAWRKVGSADDPEAYVRRVMINAHARRHRRRLKEFLAPRDDSGLAHEVADTGDRISQADDRSALLKALGQLPARQREAVVLRYWEDLTETQTAEAMGCSVGTVKSNTAKGIAKLRAIPGLAEMVTHGGRK; this is translated from the coding sequence ATGGGGGATCGGAAGAAGGCTCGGGACGAGGAGTTCCAGAGCTTCGTCGTCGGCCGCTGGCTGCGGCTGATGCGTACGGCATTTCTCCTCACGGGGGAGCAGCACGCCGCTGAGGACCTCGTCCAGTCGACGCTCGAACAGGTCTATGTGGCCTGGCGAAAGGTCGGCTCGGCCGACGACCCGGAGGCCTATGTACGGCGCGTGATGATCAACGCGCATGCGCGCAGGCACCGCAGAAGGCTGAAGGAGTTCCTGGCGCCGAGGGACGACTCGGGTCTGGCACATGAGGTGGCCGACACCGGCGACCGCATCTCCCAGGCCGACGACCGCAGCGCCTTGCTGAAGGCGCTCGGCCAACTGCCCGCGCGGCAGCGGGAGGCGGTGGTCCTGCGGTACTGGGAGGACCTGACGGAGACACAGACGGCCGAGGCGATGGGCTGCTCGGTCGGCACGGTCAAGAGCAACACGGCCAAGGGGATCGCGAAACTCCGGGCCATACCGGGGCTGGCGGAGATGGTGACCCACGGAGGGCGGAAGTGA
- a CDS encoding MFS transporter — protein MTPMLEAADTSSSFIRPRTTPPTWLVVALACAGQFLVVLDVSVVNVALPSMRTDLGLSPSGLQWVVNAYAIAFAGFMLLGGRAGDLYGRKRMFLIGLALFTLASLGGGVAQEGWQLLLARAVQGLGAAVLAPSTLTLLTATVPEGAARARAIATWTAVGAGGGAAGGLVGGVLVDVLSWRWVLLINVPVGAVVLAGSLVWLVESRAGDRRRLDLPGALLVTGGLATLAYGIVQTEAEGWMATATLVPLTAGLALIGLFLVVEARTAAPLMPLGLLRLRSVASANAAMFVCGSAMFCMWYFMTLYAQNVLGYSPLDAGLALVPSSLAVIVGSKLAPRLLPVAGARALAGLGTLVAAAGFGWQSTMSAHGGYLTAIMFPGVLMMLGAGLAATPLASLATSGAAPGDAGVVSGLVNTSRTMGGSLGLAVMSTIAAARTGSGGGAEALTDGYALAFRTGTAVLLGGAVLMLVWLPRRVSKAAATSAASATSAN, from the coding sequence ATGACGCCCATGCTCGAAGCCGCCGACACCTCCTCCTCCTTCATACGTCCTCGCACCACACCCCCCACCTGGCTGGTGGTGGCGCTCGCCTGCGCCGGACAGTTCCTGGTCGTGCTGGACGTGTCCGTCGTCAACGTGGCGCTGCCGTCGATGCGCACCGACCTCGGCCTGAGCCCGTCCGGGCTGCAGTGGGTGGTGAACGCGTACGCGATCGCCTTCGCCGGGTTCATGCTGCTGGGCGGCCGGGCCGGGGACCTGTACGGCCGCAAGCGGATGTTCCTGATCGGGCTCGCGCTGTTCACGCTGGCCTCGCTGGGCGGCGGGGTGGCCCAGGAGGGCTGGCAACTGCTGCTGGCGCGGGCCGTGCAGGGGCTCGGGGCGGCGGTGCTGGCGCCCTCGACACTGACCCTGCTGACGGCGACGGTGCCGGAGGGGGCGGCACGGGCGCGGGCCATCGCCACCTGGACCGCGGTGGGTGCCGGCGGGGGTGCCGCGGGCGGGCTGGTCGGCGGGGTGCTGGTGGACGTGCTGTCGTGGCGGTGGGTGCTGCTCATCAACGTGCCGGTGGGCGCCGTGGTGCTGGCCGGCTCCCTGGTGTGGCTGGTGGAGAGCCGGGCGGGGGACCGGCGGCGGCTGGATCTGCCGGGCGCGCTGCTGGTGACGGGCGGGCTCGCGACGCTGGCGTACGGGATCGTGCAGACCGAGGCCGAGGGGTGGATGGCGACGGCCACCCTGGTACCGCTGACCGCCGGGCTCGCGCTCATCGGGCTGTTCCTCGTCGTGGAGGCGCGCACGGCGGCCCCGCTGATGCCGCTCGGGCTGCTGCGGCTGCGCTCGGTGGCGTCGGCCAACGCGGCCATGTTCGTGTGCGGTTCGGCGATGTTCTGCATGTGGTACTTCATGACGCTGTACGCGCAGAACGTGCTCGGCTACTCGCCGCTGGACGCCGGACTCGCGCTGGTGCCCAGCTCCCTGGCCGTGATCGTGGGCTCGAAGCTGGCGCCGCGCCTGCTGCCGGTGGCCGGGGCACGCGCGCTGGCGGGGCTCGGCACGCTGGTGGCGGCCGCCGGGTTCGGGTGGCAGTCGACGATGAGCGCGCACGGCGGCTATCTGACGGCGATCATGTTCCCGGGCGTCCTGATGATGCTGGGCGCGGGCCTGGCCGCGACCCCGCTCGCCTCGCTGGCCACGTCGGGCGCGGCGCCGGGGGACGCAGGTGTGGTGTCCGGGCTGGTCAACACCTCGCGCACGATGGGCGGTTCGCTGGGGCTCGCGGTGATGTCGACGATCGCGGCGGCCCGGACGGGCAGCGGCGGCGGGGCCGAGGCGCTCACCGACGGATACGCGCTGGCCTTCCGCACGGGTACGGCGGTGCTGCTCGGCGGTGCGGTGCTGATGCTGGTGTGGCTGCCGCGAAGGGTTTCGAAGGCCGCGGCGACTTCGGCGGCTTCCGCGACCTCTGCGAACTGA
- a CDS encoding thiolase C-terminal domain-containing protein, with protein sequence MKAYVAGVGMTRFEKPETREWQYWDMVGEAGGAALADAGISYGDVEQVPVGYCFQPSTAGQRAAYELGLTGIPVYNLNNNCATGSTALMLARQLVEGGAADCVLALGFEKMKKGALGGGADGGDFSASPVARHYGVMAARHGFEMTPPTAQIFGDAAREHMERYGTTEAQLAAVAAKNHRHSAHNPYAQFRDVYEVDDILAARTVHRPLTKLQCSPTSDGAAAAVVVSERFAERRGLTGLVEIVAQAMTTDTEESFASGSCIDVVGQPMSREAARQVYDRSGLGIEDVDVVELHDCFSVNELLTYEALGMCEPGASGQLAESGATTYGGRWVVNPSGGLISKGHPLGATGLAQIAELVWQLRGEAGQRQVAGARVGLAHNIGLGGAAVVTLVRAV encoded by the coding sequence ATGAAGGCCTATGTAGCCGGTGTCGGAATGACCAGGTTCGAGAAGCCCGAGACGCGTGAATGGCAGTACTGGGACATGGTCGGGGAGGCGGGAGGCGCGGCGCTCGCGGACGCCGGGATCTCGTACGGCGATGTGGAACAGGTTCCAGTCGGCTACTGCTTCCAGCCCTCGACCGCCGGCCAGCGCGCCGCCTACGAACTCGGCCTGACCGGCATCCCCGTCTACAACCTCAACAACAACTGCGCGACCGGCTCGACCGCCCTGATGCTGGCCCGGCAGCTCGTCGAGGGCGGGGCCGCCGACTGCGTTCTCGCCCTGGGCTTCGAGAAGATGAAGAAGGGGGCGCTGGGAGGAGGCGCGGACGGCGGAGACTTCTCTGCCTCTCCCGTCGCCCGGCACTACGGCGTAATGGCCGCCCGGCACGGATTCGAGATGACCCCGCCCACCGCGCAGATCTTCGGCGACGCGGCCCGCGAGCACATGGAGCGGTACGGCACGACCGAGGCGCAGCTGGCCGCCGTGGCCGCGAAGAACCACCGCCACTCCGCGCACAACCCGTACGCCCAGTTCCGGGACGTGTACGAGGTGGACGACATCCTCGCCGCGCGCACCGTCCACCGCCCGCTGACCAAGCTCCAGTGCTCGCCGACCTCGGACGGTGCCGCGGCGGCCGTGGTGGTGTCGGAGCGGTTCGCCGAGCGGCGTGGGCTCACGGGCCTCGTCGAGATCGTCGCGCAGGCGATGACGACCGACACGGAGGAGTCCTTCGCGTCGGGCTCCTGCATCGACGTCGTCGGACAGCCCATGTCCCGGGAGGCGGCACGCCAGGTGTACGACCGCTCCGGCCTCGGCATCGAGGACGTGGACGTCGTCGAGCTCCACGACTGCTTCTCCGTCAACGAACTGCTGACGTACGAGGCACTCGGCATGTGCGAACCCGGCGCGTCGGGGCAACTCGCCGAGTCGGGGGCGACCACGTACGGCGGGCGGTGGGTGGTGAACCCGTCGGGCGGGCTGATCTCCAAGGGGCATCCGCTGGGCGCCACCGGCCTCGCGCAGATCGCCGAGCTGGTCTGGCAACTGCGCGGCGAGGCGGGACAGCGGCAGGTGGCGGGGGCGCGGGTGGGTCTCGCGCACAACATCGGGCTGGGCGGGGCGGCGGTCGTGACGTTGGTACGGGCGGTGTAG
- a CDS encoding MFS transporter: MTHTTTDQPTGRASGALVPVLAFAGIVVAVMQTLLVPVIKDLPQLLGTSPSNATWVLTSTLLSGAVATPIMGRLGDLYGKRRLLVLSLAVMVVGALVSALTSELLTMIVGRTLQGFAMGAIPLGIGLMRDMLPRERLGSAMALMSSSIGVGGGLALPLAALVAQHADWHALFYGAAGLGVLSIVLTLLVVPESPMRAEGSFDLLGALGLSTGLVLLLLPVTKGSDWGWSSGTTLGLFAASVVVLLLWGVFELRTKAPLVDLRTTARREVLLTNLASIMVGVSFYVVSLVLPQLLQLPTATGYGLGQSMVVAGLLVAPLGLTMMFTAPVYARLSAKYGPKVTLILGMLIIAIGYGAGLGLMSAAWQSLVIAVILGAGIGLAYSSLPALIVGAVPASETGAANGLNTLMRSIGTSVSSAVIGMVLANTANTVGGVEIPTMHGFRVSFLIATAAVAVGLLLAVFLPKPGRSAQHTQLRASSEEDAALERAEEVLRGFRGRVLDAEGAPVARAKVTLIDRRGRQAGATLSGEDGGYVLAVPAEGAYVLAARASGHGPLASSAMHSGEERAVDLDLSLPGEIVSA, translated from the coding sequence ATGACGCACACGACGACCGACCAGCCCACCGGCAGAGCGAGCGGGGCCCTGGTCCCGGTGCTCGCCTTCGCGGGCATCGTGGTCGCGGTGATGCAGACCCTGCTCGTCCCGGTCATCAAGGACCTGCCGCAACTGCTGGGCACCTCGCCGAGCAATGCCACCTGGGTGCTGACCTCGACGCTGCTGTCCGGCGCCGTCGCCACCCCGATCATGGGCCGCCTCGGCGACCTGTACGGCAAGCGGCGCCTGCTCGTGCTCAGCCTCGCCGTTATGGTGGTCGGCGCACTGGTCAGCGCGCTCACCAGCGAGCTGCTCACGATGATCGTGGGCCGTACGCTCCAGGGCTTCGCGATGGGCGCGATCCCGCTCGGCATCGGCCTGATGCGCGACATGCTGCCGCGCGAGCGGCTCGGCTCGGCGATGGCCCTGATGAGCTCCTCGATCGGCGTCGGCGGCGGTCTCGCGCTGCCGCTCGCGGCCCTGGTCGCACAGCACGCCGACTGGCACGCCCTGTTCTACGGCGCCGCCGGACTCGGCGTGCTCTCCATCGTCCTCACGCTGCTCGTCGTGCCGGAGTCCCCGATGCGTGCCGAGGGCTCCTTCGACCTGCTGGGCGCGCTGGGCCTGTCCACCGGCCTGGTCCTGCTGCTCCTGCCGGTCACCAAGGGCAGCGACTGGGGCTGGTCCTCCGGCACCACGCTCGGCCTGTTCGCCGCGTCCGTGGTCGTCCTGCTCCTGTGGGGCGTCTTCGAACTGCGCACCAAGGCCCCGCTGGTCGACCTGCGCACCACCGCCCGCCGCGAGGTGCTGCTCACCAACCTCGCCTCGATCATGGTCGGCGTCAGCTTCTACGTCGTCTCGCTCGTCCTGCCCCAACTGCTCCAGCTGCCCACCGCCACCGGCTACGGCCTCGGCCAGTCGATGGTCGTCGCGGGTCTGCTCGTGGCGCCGCTCGGTCTGACGATGATGTTCACGGCGCCCGTCTACGCACGGCTGTCCGCGAAGTACGGCCCCAAGGTCACGCTGATCCTCGGCATGCTGATCATCGCGATCGGCTACGGCGCCGGCCTCGGCCTGATGAGCGCCGCCTGGCAGAGCCTGGTCATCGCGGTGATCCTCGGCGCGGGCATAGGTCTGGCCTACTCCTCGCTCCCCGCGCTGATCGTCGGCGCGGTCCCGGCCTCGGAGACGGGCGCGGCCAACGGCCTCAACACGCTGATGCGGTCCATCGGTACGTCGGTCTCCAGCGCCGTCATCGGGATGGTGCTGGCCAACACGGCGAACACCGTGGGCGGCGTGGAGATCCCGACCATGCACGGCTTCCGGGTCTCCTTCCTGATCGCGACGGCCGCGGTGGCGGTCGGTCTGCTGCTGGCCGTGTTCCTGCCGAAGCCGGGCCGCTCCGCTCAGCACACTCAGCTGCGCGCGAGCAGCGAGGAGGACGCTGCGCTGGAGCGGGCCGAGGAGGTGCTGCGTGGTTTCCGAGGGCGGGTCCTGGATGCCGAGGGCGCGCCGGTCGCCCGCGCGAAGGTCACCCTGATCGACCGGCGTGGCCGTCAGGCGGGTGCGACGCTCTCCGGTGAGGACGGCGGGTATGTCCTCGCGGTGCCGGCCGAAGGGGCGTATGTGCTGGCCGCGCGGGCCTCCGGCCATGGCCCGCTTGCGTCGTCCGCGATGCACTCCGGTGAGGAGCGGGCTGTCGATCTGGATCTTTCGTTGCCGGGGGAGATTGTCAGCGCGTAG
- a CDS encoding class I SAM-dependent methyltransferase, which translates to MPAAPKPEILAAFEAAKGFMPVDEGLALYAAAVEAGGLGLPLLEVGTYCGRSTILFADAARQAGVSALTVDHHRGSEEQQPGWEYHDPETVDPEIGLMDTLPTFRRTLHRAGLEDHVVALVGRSPQIAAFWNSPLGLVFVDGGHTDEHATADYEGWAPHVAEGGLLVIHDVFPHPEDEFTGQAPYRVYLRALESGAFTEVSATGSLRVLRRTGTGF; encoded by the coding sequence ATGCCCGCGGCACCCAAGCCCGAGATCCTGGCCGCGTTCGAGGCGGCGAAGGGGTTCATGCCCGTGGACGAGGGGCTCGCGCTGTACGCGGCCGCCGTGGAGGCGGGCGGGCTGGGGCTGCCGTTGCTGGAGGTCGGGACGTACTGCGGACGCTCGACGATCCTGTTCGCGGACGCGGCCCGGCAGGCCGGGGTCAGCGCGCTGACCGTCGACCACCACCGGGGCAGCGAGGAGCAGCAGCCGGGCTGGGAGTACCACGACCCGGAGACGGTCGACCCCGAGATCGGTCTGATGGACACGCTGCCCACGTTCCGCCGGACGCTGCACCGGGCGGGCCTGGAGGACCACGTGGTCGCCCTTGTCGGGCGCTCGCCGCAGATCGCCGCGTTCTGGAACTCGCCGCTCGGCCTGGTCTTCGTCGACGGCGGCCACACCGACGAGCACGCGACCGCCGACTACGAGGGCTGGGCTCCCCATGTCGCCGAGGGCGGCCTCCTCGTCATCCATGACGTGTTCCCGCACCCGGAGGACGAGTTCACCGGCCAGGCCCCGTACCGCGTGTACCTACGGGCCCTGGAGTCGGGCGCGTTCACAGAGGTGTCGGCGACGGGCTCGCTGCGCGTGCTGCGGCGGACGGGGACGGGGTTCTGA
- a CDS encoding N-acetylmuramoyl-L-alanine amidase, with product MSYVGPDFDPPQPRRPRRAPLTVALAALVPGALLGWLVYEAVGDPGDSGRSDSAGGASASPTPSTLSSSASPSDDAKKPTPTRAGSKPAAPAGSGPLKGKVIVIDPGHNPGNFRHTTEINRQVNIGTNWKECDTTGTSTNAGYTEAQFTLDVSHRLRAILEEQGATVKFTHDGDEPAWGPCVDERAQIGNNAHADAAISIHADGSAEGNRGFHVILPASVHAGAADTRPIVASSRDLGERVAGKFVRVTGSAPSNYVGDGTGLVTRQDLGGLNLSTVPKVFIECGNMRDSKDAALLTSGAWRQKAAQGISEGIVSFLRG from the coding sequence GTGTCGTACGTAGGCCCGGACTTCGATCCGCCCCAGCCGCGCCGCCCACGGCGAGCGCCCCTGACCGTAGCGCTCGCCGCGCTGGTGCCCGGTGCGCTGCTCGGCTGGCTCGTGTACGAGGCGGTGGGCGACCCGGGTGACTCGGGCCGCTCGGACAGCGCGGGCGGCGCCTCCGCGTCCCCCACGCCCTCGACCCTGTCGTCCTCGGCGTCCCCCAGTGACGACGCCAAGAAGCCCACTCCGACGCGCGCGGGCTCGAAGCCTGCCGCCCCGGCCGGCTCCGGGCCCCTCAAGGGCAAGGTGATCGTCATCGACCCGGGGCACAACCCCGGCAACTTCCGGCACACGACCGAGATCAACCGTCAGGTGAACATCGGGACGAACTGGAAGGAGTGCGACACCACCGGGACGTCCACCAACGCGGGCTACACCGAGGCCCAGTTCACCCTGGACGTGTCCCACCGGCTGCGCGCGATCCTGGAGGAGCAGGGCGCGACGGTGAAGTTCACCCACGACGGGGACGAGCCGGCCTGGGGGCCGTGCGTGGACGAGCGGGCCCAGATCGGCAACAACGCGCATGCGGACGCGGCCATTTCCATCCACGCCGACGGCTCCGCCGAGGGCAACCGGGGCTTCCACGTCATCCTGCCGGCGTCCGTGCACGCGGGCGCGGCGGACACCCGTCCGATCGTCGCCTCCTCGCGCGACCTCGGTGAGCGGGTCGCGGGCAAGTTCGTGCGCGTGACGGGCAGTGCCCCCTCCAACTATGTCGGCGACGGTACCGGTCTCGTCACACGTCAGGACCTGGGCGGTCTCAATCTGTCAACGGTTCCCAAGGTGTTCATCGAGTGCGGGAACATGCGCGATAGCAAGGACGCGGCACTGCTGACCAGCGGTGCGTGGCGGCAGAAGGCGGCGCAAGGGATCTCTGAGGGAATCGTGAGTTTCCTGCGCGGGTAG
- a CDS encoding DUF5336 domain-containing protein, with the protein MVIGAAVLLFIASFLDYQSVSSSYGYSASRNAWEELGTGLGTYMGAVIGAALIVLNRVLPQQRKVLGLDLGMVGTGFTILATWTLFWSLVDVPDGVDAGAGLILGFIAALALAGAAVATPLVPALQAVLVPAPTPQAPQPYGAQPQGGYGYPGAQAPQPQAQAPYGGPPQQGQPFGQQPPAPAQQQSPTGDFSPFWFAVPVARPLFAEDGSPAPIAELAPGTWYLAVEQRGAQLVAQTQDGRRGVLQDTSGIQRG; encoded by the coding sequence GTGGTGATCGGAGCAGCGGTGTTGCTGTTCATCGCGTCGTTCCTCGACTACCAGTCCGTGTCGTCCAGCTATGGCTATTCGGCCAGCCGGAACGCATGGGAAGAGCTGGGAACCGGCCTGGGCACCTACATGGGGGCCGTCATCGGTGCCGCGCTGATCGTCCTCAACCGCGTGCTGCCGCAGCAGCGCAAGGTGCTCGGCCTGGATCTCGGCATGGTCGGCACGGGCTTCACCATTCTCGCCACATGGACCCTGTTCTGGTCACTGGTGGACGTTCCCGACGGTGTGGACGCCGGTGCCGGCCTCATCCTCGGTTTCATTGCCGCCCTCGCCCTGGCCGGCGCCGCCGTCGCCACCCCCCTCGTCCCCGCCCTCCAGGCCGTCCTGGTCCCGGCTCCCACGCCGCAGGCCCCGCAGCCCTACGGTGCCCAGCCGCAGGGTGGTTACGGCTACCCCGGTGCCCAGGCCCCGCAGCCGCAGGCGCAGGCGCCGTACGGTGGTCCGCCGCAGCAGGGGCAGCCGTTCGGGCAGCAGCCGCCGGCTCCGGCCCAGCAGCAGTCGCCCACCGGGGACTTCTCGCCGTTCTGGTTCGCCGTGCCGGTGGCGCGGCCGCTGTTCGCTGAGGACGGCTCGCCGGCCCCGATCGCCGAACTGGCGCCGGGTACCTGGTACCTGGCCGTCGAGCAGCGCGGCGCCCAGCTGGTCGCCCAGACCCAGGACGGCCGCCGCGGCGTCCTGCAGGACACCTCGGGGATCCAGCGCGGCTGA
- a CDS encoding LLM class F420-dependent oxidoreductase: MRLGLALGYWGRGPSADQVSLAREAERLGYDSVWTAESWGSDAFTPLTWIAARTSRIRLGTAVAQMAARSPTTTAMHALTLDHLSGGRVMLGLGLSGPQVVEGWYGRPFPASPLTATREYVDVVRQVLRREAPVELAGRFHSHPYRGPDTTGLGKPLKPITHPLRPDLPVLLGAEGPKNVAQTTRIADGWLPLYWSPNRPEVYGPAVTGLPEGFLVAPMARVKVCDDVGEGLLPVKAMLGFYIGGMGHASRNFHADLMARMGYEEEARRIQELFLSGRREEAVLAVPDAFADEISLVGPRERIAERLESWRKGPVTDLLALSPDPHTLRVLAELNS; this comes from the coding sequence ATGCGACTCGGTCTCGCACTCGGCTACTGGGGGCGTGGCCCCTCCGCGGACCAGGTGTCGCTGGCGCGGGAGGCGGAGCGGCTCGGTTACGACTCCGTGTGGACGGCCGAGTCATGGGGTTCGGACGCGTTCACCCCGCTCACCTGGATCGCCGCGCGGACCTCAAGGATCAGGCTGGGTACGGCGGTTGCCCAGATGGCCGCCCGCTCGCCGACCACCACGGCCATGCACGCGCTGACCCTGGACCACCTGTCCGGCGGCCGCGTGATGCTCGGGCTCGGGCTGTCCGGGCCGCAGGTCGTGGAGGGGTGGTACGGGCGGCCGTTCCCCGCATCGCCGCTGACCGCCACCCGGGAGTACGTCGATGTCGTACGGCAGGTGCTGCGCCGCGAGGCGCCGGTGGAACTGGCCGGGCGCTTCCACTCGCACCCGTACCGGGGCCCGGACACCACCGGTCTCGGCAAACCCCTGAAGCCGATCACCCACCCCCTACGACCCGATCTGCCGGTCCTGCTCGGCGCCGAGGGGCCCAAGAACGTCGCACAGACGACCCGGATCGCGGACGGCTGGCTGCCGCTGTACTGGTCGCCGAACCGCCCCGAGGTGTACGGGCCCGCCGTGACCGGCCTTCCGGAAGGCTTCCTGGTGGCTCCCATGGCGCGGGTGAAGGTCTGCGACGACGTCGGTGAGGGCCTCCTGCCCGTCAAGGCCATGCTCGGCTTCTACATCGGCGGGATGGGGCACGCCTCCCGCAACTTCCACGCCGACCTGATGGCGCGCATGGGGTACGAGGAGGAGGCCCGGCGGATCCAGGAGTTGTTCCTGTCGGGCCGGCGCGAGGAGGCGGTGCTGGCCGTTCCGGACGCCTTCGCCGACGAGATCTCGCTGGTCGGGCCGCGTGAACGCATCGCCGAGCGGCTGGAGTCGTGGCGCAAGGGCCCGGTGACCGACCTGCTGGCCCTGTCCCCGGACCCTCACACGCTGCGTGTGCTGGCGGAGCTCAACTCCTAG
- a CDS encoding prenyltransferase/squalene oxidase repeat-containing protein, giving the protein MTTPRTEHLVLPGVLTAEQAAATVRGILAVQREDGAIPWFRGHHLDPWDHTEAAMALDAAGEHEAAERAYTWLATHQNEDGSWFAAYADGAHDDVTDRARESNFVAYIAVGVWHHYLSTGDDVFLDRMWPSVYAATEWVLRLQQPGGQIGWRREDDGTPTADALLTGSSSIHHALRCALAIAEQREEPQPDWELALGALRHAIRRHPERFLDKDRYSMDWYYPVLGGALTGTEAKSRMEEGWDRFVVPGLGVRCVIPNPWVTGGESSELALALWAMGESDRALEILQSIEHLRDPGSGLYWTGYVFDDNTIWPQELTTWTAGSLLLAVAALGGHEATCAVFGGEHLPRGLDPDCCT; this is encoded by the coding sequence GTGACGACCCCCCGGACAGAACACCTGGTCCTGCCCGGGGTCCTCACCGCCGAGCAGGCTGCCGCGACCGTGCGCGGCATCCTCGCCGTGCAGCGCGAGGACGGCGCGATCCCGTGGTTCCGCGGGCACCACCTGGACCCGTGGGACCACACCGAGGCGGCCATGGCGCTGGACGCGGCGGGCGAGCACGAGGCCGCGGAACGGGCCTACACCTGGCTGGCCACGCACCAGAACGAGGACGGCTCCTGGTTCGCCGCGTACGCGGACGGCGCCCACGACGACGTCACGGACCGCGCCCGCGAGTCGAACTTCGTGGCGTACATAGCCGTAGGCGTCTGGCACCACTACCTCTCCACCGGCGACGACGTCTTCCTCGACCGCATGTGGCCCTCGGTCTACGCGGCGACGGAATGGGTGCTGCGGCTGCAACAGCCCGGCGGCCAGATCGGCTGGCGGCGCGAGGACGACGGCACGCCCACCGCGGACGCGCTGCTGACCGGCAGCTCCTCCATCCACCACGCCCTGCGCTGCGCGCTCGCCATCGCCGAACAGCGCGAAGAGCCGCAGCCGGACTGGGAGTTGGCGCTGGGCGCGCTCCGGCACGCGATCCGACGCCACCCGGAGCGGTTCCTGGACAAGGACCGCTACTCGATGGACTGGTACTACCCGGTCCTGGGCGGCGCGCTGACCGGCACGGAGGCCAAGTCCCGCATGGAGGAAGGCTGGGACCGCTTCGTGGTGCCCGGCCTCGGCGTGCGCTGCGTGATCCCCAACCCCTGGGTCACCGGCGGCGAGTCCTCCGAACTCGCCCTCGCCCTGTGGGCCATGGGCGAGTCAGACCGCGCCCTGGAGATCCTCCAGTCCATCGAACACCTCCGAGACCCCGGCAGCGGCCTCTACTGGACGGGCTACGTCTTCGACGACAACACCATCTGGCCCCAAGAACTCACCACATGGACGGCAGGTTCCCTACTCCTGGCAGTAGCGGCCCTGGGCGGCCACGAGGCCACGTGCGCGGTATTCGGCGGAGAACACCTACCGAGGGGCTTGGACCCGGACTGCTGCACATAA